CACCGGTGGCTTGCCCAATCCGGGCATCGACGGCGGGCCGATCGCCATCGACAGCGGCATTGGATTGGTCAACGTCAACGCCTCGATCTCCACGGCCAAGACGGACAGCTGCGTCAACGGGCTGGACATCTCCCAGACGACCCTCACCGTCGACGTCGACAACAAGAAGCCCAGCGCGCAAACGTTGATCTTGTCGGGCGAAGTGAAGCTCGAAAGTGGTAGCTCGAGCCAGACTTGGCCGATGTTTCTGACGCAGACCCAAATCACGGTCAAGGCCAACTGGTCGAAGTCCGTGTTGCTGGAGACCACTGGCCTGCCGACGCCCGACTCCTGCAGCTACTGCGATCAGGACGCGACGGTCTCCCTGACCTACGAGCGTGAGGACAAGACGAAGAAGACCGTGAGCTTCGGACCCTACAAGATCAAGTGCAACTGATCTGATCTCGAGCACAGAAGGCGCGCAGCGGTGAAGGTCGCTGCGCGTTTTCTTTTTGTGGAGGTAACACGACGCGCTCCGATGGAGACGTCCTGGTAACAGCTGTCAGGCAAACCACCGCAGAAACGAGCGCCTAGCGCGCGGCACGGTAGCTGCAATTCGTAGCGCTCATGAAGACTCGCACTCGCATGGGCTGGATGACTCTGGGCATGTCGCTGTCACTCGCGAGCTGCGCCGCCGGTACGTCGTACGACGGCGAAAGCGGCGCCGCAGGCGCAGGCTCGAGCAGCATCGAGGGCGCCGGCAACTACCCCGGCGGTAGTCTCCCCGGCGCCAGCTGCAGCCAGGTGAAGGTCACCACGTCCGGCGCGGACCTCAACGTCCGTCCGACGCCCGATACCAGTGGCGCCCCCGTCGGCTCGCTCGCGAATGGCACTGTGGTGGACGTGCTCTCCGAAACCGACGGCGAGGCCGTCAACGGCATGAGCAAGTGGTACGAGATCCAGTCAGGAACGCTCGAGGGATACGTCTCGGCGGCCTACGCGGTCTGCGCACCCACGGTGACCGAAGACGTCCAGTTCTACCTGCCCTTCAAGTGCGGCTTCACCACCACGATCAGCCAAGGTAACGGCGGTACGACCAGCCACGGGGTCGGCAAGAAGACCGAGTTCGCCTTCGATTTTCGCGCCCCGGCGGACACGCCGATCATGGCCATGGCCGACGGCGTCGTCGCGCACGTCTTCGACGAAACGGTTCCGGGTGACCCCTGTTACTTGGGGGGCGGCGCGGAGTGCTACGCCTACGCCAACCTGGTCGTTCTTCGCCACGCCGACGGTACGACGACCTTGTACAAGCACCTCAACGGGGTGCGCGTTGCGGTGGGCGATTCGGTCGTTCGTGGGGAACGCATCGGCCGGTCGGGCACGACGGGGCAGTCGACCGGGCCGCACTTGCACCTGATGCGTCAGGAGGACTGCGGCCAAGCCAACTGCCAGTCGATCCCGATGAAGTTCGAAGACGTTCCCGGCTCCGGTGTGCCTGCCGACGAGCAGGAAGTGACGAGCGGCAACTGCAAATAGAGCCTCGAAAGGTGTCCAAAATGTCCGTCCAGAAGTCTCAGAGCCAAGTGGTGGGTGCGGTACTCGTCGCGGCCGGTTCGTTGCTGCTGCTCATCGCGCTGCCGACGACCGCGTTCTCCGGGTATCACGTGTTCCTCGATCCGAGGGGAGCGATCTCTGCCCGGGAAGCCGCACCTTTCTTTGCGCTCGGCGCGGTGACCATTCTGCTGGCCGCACTCCCTCTGGCGCTCGGCGCCATCCTGATGAGAGCGCCGGCGCCGCCCGCAGTGTCGTTCGGCGCGGAAACGGCGATTGGTCCCAGAGCGCCCACGCTCCCGACGATCCGTCCGCAGGCGGGCTACCCCACCCACTATCTCCTCGCGGTCGTGACCGCCCTGCTGCTGCTGAGCGCGCTCGTGTTGGCAGGGACGGCCGCGTATCACGCAAAGCAAAGCAGCCACCACAGGGCCTACGCATACTCGGGCTGGCACGTCGACTACCGCCGCTTGGCGAGGGCCAACACGGAGCGCACCAACGGTTTGATGCTGCTCGGCGCTGGCGGCATGTTCTTCCTCTGCGCACTGGGGTCCGGCGGCGCCACCTGGGCATCCGCGCGTCGCCGTCGTCGGGTCGGCTGATGGCCAAGCGCACGATGGCCGCGCTCTTGGGACTCGCGATCGCTGCCTGCGCCGAGGCGCCCCCAGACTCGATCCCGAGAGCTTCCACAAGTGCCGAGCTCTACCCGGTGCTGCAGCCGTATCAGGACGAGCTGGTCCTGTACGACCTGGTCGACGAGGATCGCGTTGGAGGTCCGCGTCCAATCCCGCTGGCGATACGGCGACCGCTGGGACTGAAGGGTCCGTTGCCGGTGGTGATCTGGTCTCACGGCGGCGCGCACGGCAGCACCTCGCCCCAGAACAGCATGGAGGAGTGGAGTCGGTTCGCGGCGCGCGAAGGCTACGTGTCGGTCAGCATCGCTCACGTACCCCGGAGCGACGAACAGCGCGCAGAGCTGTGCTCAGAGCTCGCCATTCCCGACTGCGAGCTGTTCAAGTACCTGAACTGGGATCGTCCGCGCGACATCGAGCTGGTGCTCGACGCGCTGGAATCCCCGGAGCCAGGCTCGCCCTTCGCCAAGGGACGGATCGACTTGCAGCGCATCGCCCTCGGAGGGCACTCCGCAGGGGCAGGCGCGACGATGATGGTCGCCGGCGCCATGCGCACCTATGGCGGCGTGCCCACCTGGATGGAGGACCCCCGACCGCGTGCCTTCCTGACGTTCTCGCCGCAAGGTCCGGGATCCGAGGGCTTCGTGGAGAGCTCCTGGGACGGCGTGCTTCGACCCAACCTGCTGGCTACGGGGCTGGGTGACGAGAACGACGGCAACACGCCGGAGTCGCGCGCGCTGCCCCATGATCTGATGCCCCCCGGTGACAAGTTCCGCGTCTTTCTCGCTGATCTCGGCGCCGTGCACGGCGTGTTCGATCACAAGCCCGAAGCCTGTGCCCACGACTATCCCCTCGATCACTGCAAGCAGCTCGTGGGTTGGCTCGAAAGCGCCACGCTGGCGTTTCTGGACGCGTACTTGCGCGACGACGCCAATGCCCAGCGCTGGCTGGCTTCCGACAACCTGCCCAAGGCCTCCGTCGGTGTGGCGCAATGGAGTCATCGTTGAAGCGCGCGTTCTTGCTCGGGGTAGCGCTCGCGGCATGCAGCGGCAGCGAAGGAGCGGTGGTCACCCCACAGCAATCCTGTGACGCGACGGATTGGTCTGCTTGCCGGTACGTGGGTGAGCACCATCCCGTCATCGAGCTGTCCGGCGGAAGCGTGGAGAACCCCGCGCTGAAGCGCTCGATCCCCGCGCTCTTGCGCTTGCCCGCGGACTCCGCGGGCCCTCTCCCGGTGGTGATCTGGTCCCACGGCGGGGGCTTCGACGACGCCGGTCAGAAACTGGGCGCGCGCTGGGGACAGACCATCGCTGCTGCGGGCTACCTCGTGATCCACGTGGCCCACATCGTGCCGAGCGCGACACAGATCGCGACGCTGTGTGCCGAGCTCGACATCCCCCCGAGCGAATGCAGCGGCGAGTGGTCGTTGCCACAGGTCGTCCGTGCGCGGGACGTGAGCGCCGTGCTCGATTCGCTTCCGAAGATCGGCGAGTGGCTCAGCCAGAAGGGCGGTGCCAGCTTGGACACCTCGCGCGTGGCCATCGCCGGCTGGTCCGCGGGGTCGCAGCCGGGACTGCTGCTTGCCGGAGCGCGCATCGAGCTGACGCCGTCCCTCGGGTTCAGCTCGCTTGACCTACGGCCCTCTGCTTCGGTCGCCCTCTCGCCGCAGGGGCCTGGCTTTTCCGGCTTCTTCGCCGACGCCGCCGGTTCCTCCTGGGACGAGATCCAGCGTCCGACGCTGGTGCTCACAGGTGACAATGACATCAAGCCCCAGAACCCGGACCTGCTCGGTAGCATCCGCCGACAAGCTTGGGAGAATTTGCCGGGTGCAGACGGACGCCAGCGCTTGCTCTACTCCCATATCCCCGCCGGCGTCGGCGAGCACGGCAGCTACAACCTGGGCGACGCCCAGAGCAGCGACGAGCGCCTGAGCCGTTTGAGTGAAGCGCTCAGCTCCACCGTGCGGGCGTTCCTGGATGCCGAGCTGAAGCATTCGTCCGAAGCGCGCGACTACGTGGGCTCCGAGCGGCCACGCTCCCTCGCCGGGACTGAGCGCAGCGATTGGCTCGCAAAGTAGCGAGCAAATCCAGACTTCTTGTCGGTCCGCCGCGGAACAGGGTGAGCACGACGCTCTTGGAGTCTTAGAGTCTCCCCATGAGCGACGACAAGATCGGACTCTGGTCCGTCGTGGCCATCGGCGTGGGCGGCATGGTGGGCGGCGGGATCTTCGCCGTGCTCGGCCTCGCGGTGCAGCTCGCTCACGGCGGTACACCCATCGCCTTTCTCGTCGCAGGTATGGTCGCGTTGGTGACGGCGCACTCCTACGCGCGACTCTCCGTCCGCTATCAGAGTCAGGGCGGTACCGTGGTGTTCGTCGATCGCGCCTTTGGTCGGGATCTGCTCACGGGCAGCCTGAACACGCTGCTTTGGGTGAGCTACGTCGTGATGCTGGCGCTGTATGCCTTCGCCTTTGGCAGCTACGGCGCGACGTTCTTTCCCGGCTCCGGCATCATTACCCGCCATCTGATCATCAGCGCCGGCATCTTGATCCCCACGGCGCTCAACATGTTGGCCGCGTCCATCATCGGCAAGGCGGAAACGTGGGTGGTGGCCATCAAGGTCACCATCTTGGTGGGCTTCGTGGCGGTGGGCCTGACGGGTGTGGATCCATCGAACCTGGCGCCTTCGGAGTGGGCGGCGCCGGTGCCGCTGGTGGCCGGCGGCATGATCATCTTCCTGGCCTACGAGGGCTTCGAGCTGATCGCGAACGCCGCCGAAGACGTGAAGGACCCCAAGAAGACGCTGCCGCGAGCGTTCTACGTCACCGTCGGCTTCGTCATCGTGCTCTACATGTTGGTCGCCGGCGTGGCGGTGGGCTCGCTGTCCGTCGACAAGATCGTAGAAGCGAAAGACTACGCGCTGGCGGAGGCCGCCAAGCCGGTGCTCGGCCAAGCGGGCTTCTCCATCATCAGTGCCGCCGCAGTGCTCAGCACGTTCTCGGCCATCAACGCCACCCTCTACGGTTCTGCGCGCCTCAGCTACACCATCGCCAAGGAAGGCGAGCTTCCCGAGATCCTGGAGAAGAACATCTGGAACAAGCCGCTCGAGGGTTTGCTCATCACCTCCGCGCTCTCGCTGTTGCTCGCCAACCTGGCGGATCTTTCGAGCATCTCCATGATGGGCAGCGCGGGGTTCTTGCTGATCTTCGCGGCGGTCAACGCCGCAGCCGTGCGGCTGTCGTCGGAGATCGGCGGGCACCGCTGGATTTCCATCCTAGGGGTGGTGCTGTGCGCTGCGGCTTTCGGCGCTCTGGTGTGGCAGACGATCCGCGAGCATCCGAGCCACCTGGCGGTGCTCGGAGGCATGCTGGTGCTCGCGTTCGGCGTGGAGCTCGGCTACCGCGAGCTGCGCGATCGCAAGTTGTCCCTGTGAACCGCGTCCGGACACCGTCCGGAGAGTGTCCAGACGTTCGCCGACGACAACAGGGAGTTGTCGGGAGTTTCTTGCGGCAAGTGGCTGGCGCGGATACTGCTTGGGGGTCGCTATGCGCTTTCCGTTCCAAGCCGGTGTGGGGGTGGCGTTGCTCCTGGGTTTGGCCACGGGCTGTGGAGGAACGCCAACGGATGGCGAAGACGTGGCGGCGGCGCCGTCGTCTCTGGACATCTCGGTGTTCAGCTTGCCGCCCTCGGGCGTGGCCGAGCGCGCGGCGATCGTCGGCAAGTACCCCGCGCTGGATCCCACCGGCATCGTCCCCCGCGGCCTGCTGGAAGACGCGATCGCGTTCTTCGACGTCAACAAGCCGTACATCCCGAAGCAGCAGTACTTCGTCGTCGTGGACTTCGCGCCGTATTCCGGCAAGGACCGCTTCTTCGTCGTGGATCTGAACACGGGCGCGGTGGAGCCACACAAGGTGGCGCACGGCGACGGCACGGACCCCAACAACGACGGTTACGCGGACGTGTTCAGCAACACGCCGGGGTCACACATGAGCTCTCTCGGGTTCTACCTGACGGCCGAGATCTACAACGGCACCCATCCGCACTCGATGCGCGTCGATGGTCTGTCGCCGGATGGCAGTCCGAACGGGATGGCGAACACCAACGTGCGCGATCGGCTGATCGTGGTGCACGAGGCGTCTTACGTGAGCGACGCCAACACGAGTCAGCAAGGGCGGAGCAACGGCTGCTTTGCCCTGGACCCCGCCATCGAGAACGCCTTCGTACAGAAGGTCCAGAACGGCACCCTGATGTATGCGGCCACCTCGCCGCTGAACCCACCGGTTGGCGCCGGCGGCGGAGCGGGCGCCGGCGGCGGGGGCGGTAGCGGTGGAGGCGGGGCCATCTGCAGTCCTCCCGACTGCTCGAGCTGCGGCAACTGCTACGCCCAGTGCCTGTGCGCCGGCATTCGCAATCCGGCGGAGTGCGCTCAGAGCTGTGGTCTGGACGGGACCGGTGGCGCGGCGGGCGGCACCGGCACCGGCGGCGCGGCGGGCGGCGAGCCCGTGAGCTGCACCTTCCCGGCGTGCACCGGCTGCGGCTCGTGCCAGGAACAGTGCCTGTGCGAAGGAACGGACGCGGCCACCTGCACCCAGACCTGCGCCAACGAGCCCACGCCCCCCGCGGCGCAGAGTCCCGCGGCGTCTGCCGACAGCGGCTCGTGCGGCGCGGCGAGCGTCGTCGGCTCGGATCCCGCAACGCACGGAATCGGCGCGTTCTTCGCCGCTCTCGCCCTCGCGCTGTTCGGCCGTCGTCGGCGACACTGACGAATCGCACGACGCGGCGTTTCCGCGGCGTCCCGACAAAGGAATGCGGCTTCGCATGCTCGACAAGCCGTGACGCGCGTGACATACGGGGCGCCACATGCCGAAGACCGACTCGGGTTTCGCTACCCTCGCGCTCCGTCCGGAGCTGATTCGCACTCTCGGTGGGCTCGGCTACGAAGAGCCGACGCCGATCCAGGAGCAGGCCATCCCGCCGCTCTTGGAGGGACGGGATCTGATCGGCCAGGCCGCAACGGGCACGGGCAAGACGGCGGCCTTCGCGCTGCCCATCTTGGAGCGCCTGGCGGAGCTCGGGCCCAAGCGAGAGACGCCCACGGCGTTGATCCTGGTGCCCACGCGGGAGCTCGCCATGCAGGTGGCGGAAGCCATCCACCGCTATGGGCGATTTCTGCCCGCGTCGGTGCTGCCGGTGTACGGCGGGCAGGCGTACGGGCCGCAGCTCGGCGCTTTGCGGCGCGGGGTGGATGTGGTGGTGGCCACGCCGGGGCGCGCTCTCGATCACGTGCGGCGCGGCACCCTGGTGCTCGAGCGCATGGCGGTGGTGGTGCTCGACGAAGCCGACGAGATGCTGGACATGGGCTTCGCCGAGGACATCGAGACGCTGCTCTCCGCCACGCCGGAGGAGCGGCAGACGGTGCTGTTCTCGGCCACCATGCCGGCGCGCATCGGTCGCATCGCCAAGCGCTTCTTGCGGGATCCGGTGCACATCCAGATCGAGACCAAGCTGCCCAAGGGTGAGGCGCCCAAGGTGGAGCAGCGCGCGTACGTGGTGCAGCGCGCCTACAAGCAAGCTGCGCTCAGCCGCGTGCTGGACGTGGAGAGCCCGGACAAGGCGCTGATCTTCTGTCGCACCCGCAACGAGGTGGACGCGCTCACGGAAACCCTGCGTTCCAGGGGCTATCGCGCGGAGGCGCTGCACGGCGGGCTGTCTCAGACCCAACGCGATCGGGTGCTCGCCAAGCTCCGCCGCGGTGGCTCGGATCTGGTCGTGGCCACGGACGTGGCGGCGCGCGGGCTGGACATCGAGGAGCTCAGCCACGTGGTGAACTTCGACGCGCCGCCGGCGGTGGAGTCGTACACCCATCGCATAGGGCGCGTGGGCCGTGCCGGCCGCGAAGGTGTGGCGATCACCTTGGTGGAGCCCCGCGAGCATCGCCTGCTGCGGGACTTCGAGCGCGCCACGCGGCAGAAGATCCGCGTCGCGCCGGTGCCCACCATCGCCGACCTGCGGGCGCGGCGCCTCGAGCTCACTCGCGCCTCGCTGCGGGAGGCGTTGCTCGAAGGCGATCTGGACGGCTTCCGCGTGGTGGTGGAGTCCTTGGCGGAGGAGTTCGACCTGTTCGACATCGCAGCCGCCGGAGTGAAGCTCGTGCACCAGGCGAGCGGCGGCGACGCCGAGCCCTCGGAAGAGATCCCGGCGGTGCGCATGGACCGCGATCGCCCCACGCCCAAGGCGCGCGCCCCCAAGGAGCGCGGCTTCAAGAGCGCCGGACCGATGACGAAGCTGTTCGTCGGTGTGGGTCGCCGCGCAGGCGTTCGCCCGGCAGATCTGGTCGGTGCCATCGCGGGGGAATCCGGGATCAGCGGGCGCGCCATTGGCGCCATCGAGATCGGCGAACGCTCCAGCCTGGTGGAGATTTCGGCCAGCGACGCGCGCACCGTGATCGAGGCGCTCGGGGGCGCGCACATCAAGGGCAAGAAGGTCGTCGTGCGGCTCTACAAGGGGACCGCAACTCGCAGTGTTAAGCGTAAACACAGCAGTTAACGCTTAACGCCCAGGTAAACGTTACGCGACGGGATCGCACTGCGTAACTACAAGAGATCCTTGAGCACTGTCGCTTGGATCGCCGCTTGCTGAAGGGCAGCTCCACGAAGGCACTCTGCCTTGTGAAAGGAGCCAACGGTGAACCTACGACAAGTACTGTTCTTCGCCGTGCTCACGGGCGCAGCGATAGCGGGCTGCTCGGGAGACGACGAATCGAGCACCCCTGCCTCCAAGACCTGCGCCGACTATTGCGGAGCGGGCGCCACCTGCGTCGACGGCACCTGCGTTCCCCTCGCCTGCGACCCCGCCTGCGGGGCGGGTATGGCGTGCGAGAACGGCGAGTGCAAACCGGTCGGCTCGGTGAGCTGCGAGCCCGCCTGCGGAGCTTGCCAGGCGTGCGACTCCACCGGCACCACGCCGGAGTGCAAGGACCTGTGCGGGACCGGATCGACCTGCGACACCACCGCCAACCAGTGCTTGCCCATCGCTTGCGATCCCGCTTGCGGTCCGGGCACGGCTTGCGAGAACGGCACCTGCAAACCGGTAGAGGCGATCAGCTGCAAGCCGGCGTGTGGCGGCTGCGAAACCTGCGACACCACCGGCACAACGCCGGAGTGCAAGAACCTGTGCGGTTCCGGCACCACGTGTGATGCCTCCACCAACGCGTGCATCACCGTCGAGCAGTTCCACGCCCAGGCGCCGGAGCTCGCTGGCCCCTTCGCCACGGGTTGGGAGGTGACCGAGGCGTGTGTCGGCTGCCACCAGCAGGCGGCCACGGACTTCATGTCCACCATCCACTGGAAGTGGTCCGGCCCCACGCCGGAGCTCGTGGACCCCGGTGACCTGACCACCGTCTTGAACCCCGGCAACATCGGCAAGAGCACGTTGATCAACAACTTCTGCGTGGGCGTGATCAGCAACGAGCAGCGTTGCGATCAGTGCCACGCCGGCTACGGCGGCGATCCGGACACCAACAAGCCACAGAAGTCCGCGCGCTACTACATGAAGTTCGATCCGAACGACAGCACGGCGGATTCGTCCATCGCTCTCGAGAACCGCGTGGATTGTCTGGTGTGCCACGCCAACCCGAAGAGCGGATACAGCAAGGATCCGAAGGCCTTCGGTCGACCGCTCGGAACGGTGAATCTGGCCAAGGCGGCCCAGGACCTGGTCAAGCCCACCCGCGAGAACTGCGGCAGCTGTCACTTCTACGCCGGCGGCGGCGACAACGTGAAGCTGATGGGCTCGTCCCTCAAGAACCCCACTGCGGACATCGACGTCCACATGGGCAACGGCATGGACTGCTCGAACTGCCACGCCGACAAGGGCCACCAGTTCAAGGGCGCCGGCGTGCACACGCCCGCCAACAACGGTCGCGCCAGCTGTGAGGACTGCCACGGCGCCACGCCGCACAAGAACGTGCCCAACAACGGCGCACAGCTGGATACCCACGCCGCGCGCATCGCCTGCCAGACGTGCCACATCCCGGCTTTCAGCCGCAATCAGTTCGCGAAGGTGAACTGGGATTGGGCCACCACCGGCGACAAGACCCAGGGCGTGAACGGCGTGGTCACCACCAAGGTGAACGACCTCGGCCAGCCCGACGCCAACGGCACCGCCGTCACCACCTACGACTTCATGAAGGGCAGCTTCGTGTGGCAGCGCAATGTGACCCCGACCTACGCTTGGTACAACGGCCAGATGATGCATCTGACCACCGCCGACAAGGCCGACTACACGGCCAAGGGTCTGGATCCGAACGACGACGCCACGCGCATCGTCATCGGCATGCCCATTGGCAGCGTGTCCGACACCAACGCGAAGATCCATCCCTTCAAGCTGATGCGCGGTCGCCAAGCCGTGTACATCGACGGCGCCCAGAGCTTCGTCGCAAACCCGTTCATGTTCGGCCCCGGTAGCTTGTGGGGCATCATCACGGGAGCGACCTGGAACTACAGCCCCAGCGCCATGGAAGCGACGTGGACCACCATCCTGTCCAAGGGCGCCGAGGCGGCCGGGCAGGTCGCTACGGGCACCACCTTGGATCCGTTCAACGGCACCAAGGGTTGGGACTTCCGTTACACCAAGCTGTACATGGATCTGAACCACGAGGTTGCGCCCAAGACGCAGGCTCTGGGTTCCGGCGGCTGCACGGATTGTCACAGCAGCACGCCCAAGATCCCGATGTGCGACCTCTACGCATCGGCCACGACCAAGCCGTGGGGCATCAGCTGCCCGTAAGCACGGCCCTCCCGTAACCCAGTACCGAACGGGGTCACGCCCGCCCTTCCCATACCCGCGTGACCCCGTTCTTCCATTTTGTCGGTCCGCCGCGGAACCACGCTGCGCGCCGAGCGCTGGTCACGACTGGATCCACCGCTCCGCTTCGGCTCGTCGTTGCTTGTCGAAATAGCGCACCTCGCCGGAAAAGAAGGCGCGTGTGATCTTGGTTCCGATCTCTTCGAGCGCATGCTCCCCGACGACCGCGACCTTTTCGAGATCTTCGCGGTGTCGCACGTCGAATCTCAGCTCCTCCAGCAAACCGGATGGTGTCCAACCGTGAAATTCGTCGAGCACCACCATCACGCGCGGCTTGTCTTGCGATTCGATCTGGTGCTCGAGCTGCGGCAGGACCTCCGCGTAGTCGCTCTTGGCCAGAAGTCCCGATACGTGAAGCACCGCAATGCCGTGCTCCATTCCGAGATTCATCATCTTGATTCCTCCTTGGTTCTGCCCTCGCTCGATGCAGCCAGCATGCCGATTGCATTTCCCGCCAAAGCTCCCCGCATCGACGGCACGCTCGTCGGTGGCAGCTCACTTCAGCAGGTGAGGGACGGCCGCGCGTGGTGGCAGCCTGCCCCACCCAGCTCATCTGCCCCAAGGTGCTGGGCGCACGATCTCAAGCGAGCCACCCTACGCGCCGTCGATGCCCGACCGTTTGAGCCACTTCCACAGCGTGACGCGGCTCACCCCGAAGTACTCGGCGGCGCGGGTGCGGTTGCCCTCGTGCAGGTGCAGCACCTCGCGCAAACGTTCCTTGCTCGGGGTACGCGCACCGCGGCGCGCGCACGGCGTGCTGGAAGGCAGGGGGTGCGGATTGTCCGACAGGTGCGCGGGCAGGCAATCCCGGGTGATGGTGTCGCCGCGGGTCACGGCGAAGGCGTACTCGATGGCGTTCTCGAGCTCCCGCACGTTGCCCGGCCAAGTGTAGCTGGTGATGAGCTGCATGGCCGCCGGCTCCACTCCGCGAATGGAGCGGTTCTGACTGCGATTCAGCCGCTCGAGGAAGTAGTCCACGAGCATGGGGATGTCGTCCCGGCGCTCGCGCAAGGAGGGGAGCTGGATCGGGATCACCGCCAGACGATAGAAGAGGTCGCGGCGGAAGTTGCCGCTGGCGCAGGCCGAGCTCAAGTCGCAGTTGGTGGCTGCAATGAAGCGAACGTCGACCTTGATCGGGCGGTTGTCGCCCACGCGCTCGAACTCCTTCTCTTGCAGCACGCGTAGGAGCTTGGTCTGCACCGCGGGGGAGATGTCGCCAATCTCGTCCAAAAATACCGTGCCCCCGTTGGCGGCCTCGAAGCGGCCGATGCGGGAGGCGATGGCGCCGGTGAAGGCGCCGCGCACGTGGCCGAACAGCTCGCTCTCCAAGAGCGTTTCCGTGAGCGCGGCGCAGCTCACGCGCACGAAGGGGCGGTCGGCGCGATTGCTGGCCTCGAACACGGCGCGCGCCACCAGCTCCTTGCCGGTGCCGGTCTCCCCCTGGAGCAGCACGCTTGCGTTGCTGCGTCCGGCGAGCTCCACCAGCTCGTACAGACGCTGCATGGTGGGATGACGACCCATGAGGCGACCGAAGCGGGCGTTGCCGACGGCTTCGCGCCGCGCCGTGGCCAGCTGATCCTCCAAGGACTCCACCTGGCTCAGGTCCGTCACCACTTCGATGCCGCCGAGCAGGTGTCCCTGCTCGTCGCGCATCACGCGGGCATTCTTGAGCACGGACAGCCAGGTGCCGTCCCGCCGACGAATGCGGCAACGGCGATCCGTGATGTGACCCTGGTCGTACAGCGGGCACACCGGATCGCTCGAGGTTCCGCAGGCGACCCCGGAGCAGGTGTCGCTGTCGAGGATGGAGCAATCTTTGCCGAGCACTTCTTGGGCGCCGAAGCCCGTCATCTGCTCCATGGCGCGGTTCCAGCTGGTGATGCGGCCTTTCGTATCCACGGAGAACAGACCACCGGGCATGGTCGCGAGCACGTTGTCGAGCAACGTTTCCGGCGCTACGCCGGAGAGCCGCTCCTCGCTCCCCTCCGCAACGTTGAGCTCGTTCGTGCAGCCGCCACGCTTCGGCATGAGTGCAGCCTAGGTCCGCACGCGTGCTCGGGCCACAAAGGGCGGGCGCGCAAACTCTGCGACATGACGGGTGACGTATGGTGGCGCTGCTTGGCGTTACCGCGGCGAGGCGACATTCAAACGATCAAGGAGCCACGGGGAGTTGATAGTGCCGGTGGGGAGCTCCGCGGCCCGCTCCACCTCGACGGCGCAACGCTCGCCATAGCCGACCGCTTCTACCCCAGCACACGCCGCTGCAGCGCGTGCGGGACCATCGGCGAGCGGCTCGACCTCGGGGAGCGCACCTTTCACTGCGGCAGTTGTGGTCACGAGGCCGACCGCGATGAGAACGCTGCCGTGTGCTTGG
The window above is part of the Polyangiaceae bacterium genome. Proteins encoded here:
- a CDS encoding transposase codes for the protein MTGDVWWRCLALPRRGDIQTIKEPRGVDSAGGELRGPLHLDGATLAIADRFYPSTRRCSACGTIGERLDLGERTFHCGSCGHEADRDENAAVCLAQYPRVLGQGDSRACTNAFATSDTISPIANRADWPRPTVTWSSKS